One Amorphoplanes digitatis genomic window carries:
- a CDS encoding DUF3592 domain-containing protein, producing the protein MDKLLGPVCLLAGLAGIAYAVTTLATAARHARSWVRTIGTVVDSRNDSQADEVILRLLVRFEGPHGPVTFWNRYGSNSGGHRGTQVAIRYNPHDVTDAVIAAGAHGGVSNGLFILAVSAVFAAVGAAVTWFALA; encoded by the coding sequence ATGGACAAGCTGCTTGGGCCGGTCTGCCTGCTTGCGGGCCTCGCGGGCATCGCGTACGCGGTGACGACGTTGGCGACCGCGGCACGGCACGCCCGGTCGTGGGTGCGCACCATCGGCACCGTGGTCGACTCACGCAACGACTCGCAGGCCGACGAGGTGATCCTTCGCCTGCTGGTGCGCTTCGAGGGCCCGCACGGGCCGGTGACGTTCTGGAACCGCTACGGGTCAAACTCCGGCGGTCATCGAGGCACCCAGGTCGCCATTCGGTACAACCCTCACGATGTCACCGACGCGGTCATCGCCGCCGGCGCGCACGGCGGCGTGTCCAACGGGCTGTTCATCCTCGCCGTCAGCGCGGTGTTCGCCGCGGTCGGTGCCGCCGTCACGTGGTTCGCGCTCGCATGA
- a CDS encoding tautomerase family protein, whose product MPMLDVYIPAGALDPDAEHILMDELTSILLRAEGADPSNVFVRQISWAFLHRTEVFVGGAIPDKPHYRVIARVPEGQLNGAAKKQQLISEVTDAFARAEGSGDKNAHQRVWVFPLEIPEGHWGASGGAQGLADILSAAIGDADKARHVAEHRITQSRQERGIRTA is encoded by the coding sequence ATGCCCATGCTCGACGTCTACATCCCCGCCGGCGCGCTCGACCCGGACGCCGAACACATTCTGATGGACGAGCTGACCTCGATCCTGTTGCGCGCCGAAGGCGCCGACCCGTCGAACGTCTTCGTGCGCCAGATCTCCTGGGCCTTCCTGCACCGGACCGAGGTCTTCGTCGGCGGCGCCATCCCCGACAAGCCCCACTACCGAGTCATCGCCCGGGTGCCGGAGGGGCAGCTCAATGGCGCCGCCAAGAAGCAGCAGCTCATCTCGGAGGTTACCGACGCATTCGCGCGCGCCGAAGGCTCCGGGGACAAGAACGCCCATCAGCGGGTGTGGGTCTTCCCGCTGGAGATCCCCGAAGGACACTGGGGCGCGTCCGGCGGCGCCCAAGGACTCGCCGACATTCTGAGCGCGGCCATCGGCGACGCCGACAAGGCCCGCCACGTCGCGGAACACCGCATCACCCAGAGCCGCCAGGAACGAGGCATCCGCACCGCCTGA
- a CDS encoding L,D-transpeptidase, with product MAAAALVAASVLVTAGCSGDKGDSPSWQGGAGGDGKTASESPSPQPTLSTVAVTSPAADAKDVVASTEIKYDSEDAENTSVEVKDADGAEVTGVLDKDEKVFRPAKALGWGKTYTVTVTGTPSGDKGGSASSTFTVMKKPSKLVRVTSFLGDGQTVGVGMPLIVRFGRSVPAKYRGEVQRRMVVTASPVQEGIWHWVSPTEVHYRPKTYWQAHTKILYKVQLAGVPMGDGWYGRTDMTVDIKTGRALVMTVSNKTKKMTVKQDGKVIKTIPVSLGKKSTPSSSGTMVVIEKKAHTVFDTLAELGPEEGYRTKIDYAQRITWSGQFIHAAPWSEGVQGRANVSHGCVNVSMANGKWLFGRTMLGDPITVSGTGDKLKNGNGWTDWNMSWDEYKKGSAI from the coding sequence ATGGCCGCGGCGGCGCTGGTGGCCGCGAGTGTGCTGGTCACCGCCGGGTGCAGCGGCGACAAGGGCGACTCGCCCTCGTGGCAGGGTGGCGCCGGCGGTGACGGCAAGACCGCTTCGGAATCTCCCTCCCCGCAGCCGACGCTGAGCACGGTGGCGGTCACGTCGCCGGCCGCGGACGCCAAGGACGTCGTCGCCTCGACCGAGATCAAGTACGACTCCGAGGACGCCGAGAACACCTCCGTCGAGGTCAAGGACGCCGACGGCGCCGAGGTCACCGGCGTGCTCGACAAGGACGAGAAGGTCTTCCGGCCGGCCAAGGCGCTGGGCTGGGGCAAGACCTACACGGTGACGGTCACCGGCACACCCTCGGGCGACAAGGGCGGCAGCGCGAGCAGCACCTTCACGGTGATGAAGAAGCCGTCGAAGCTGGTGCGGGTGACGAGCTTCCTCGGTGACGGCCAGACGGTCGGCGTCGGCATGCCGCTGATCGTCAGGTTCGGACGCTCGGTCCCGGCCAAGTACCGCGGCGAAGTCCAGCGCCGCATGGTGGTGACCGCGTCGCCGGTCCAGGAGGGCATCTGGCACTGGGTCAGCCCGACCGAGGTGCACTACCGCCCGAAGACCTACTGGCAGGCCCACACCAAGATCCTCTACAAGGTGCAGCTCGCCGGCGTGCCGATGGGCGACGGCTGGTACGGCCGCACCGACATGACCGTGGACATCAAGACCGGCCGTGCGCTGGTGATGACGGTCTCCAACAAGACCAAGAAGATGACCGTCAAGCAGGACGGCAAGGTCATTAAGACCATCCCGGTCAGCCTCGGCAAGAAGAGCACCCCGTCGTCGAGCGGCACGATGGTCGTCATCGAGAAGAAGGCGCACACGGTCTTCGACACGCTGGCGGAGCTCGGCCCCGAGGAGGGCTACCGCACCAAGATCGACTATGCACAGCGGATCACCTGGAGCGGCCAGTTCATCCACGCCGCGCCGTGGTCCGAGGGTGTGCAGGGCCGGGCCAACGTCTCGCACGGCTGCGTGAACGTCTCGATGGCCAACGGCAAGTGGCTGTTCGGCCGCACGATGCTCGGCGACCCGATCACGGTCAGCGGCACCGGGGACAAGCTGAAGAACGGCAACGGCTGGACCGACTGGAACATGAGCTGGGACGAGTACAAGAAGGGCAGCGCGATCTGA
- a CDS encoding IS110 family transposase, translating into MTQVTREASATGSGAEIGDIGDIDRFASRAHFASWNGTAPIDASSGDQNRHRLSRAGNRRINRAPHRHQPAQNAIKDRQGIGTSIERSERYGASAVRVHTKCAEGVAVLRHRQCGPL; encoded by the coding sequence ATGACCCAGGTAACCCGCGAAGCCTCTGCGACGGGTAGTGGCGCAGAGATCGGCGACATCGGTGACATCGACCGCTTCGCCAGCCGGGCACACTTCGCGTCCTGGAACGGCACCGCCCCGATCGACGCCTCGTCCGGAGATCAGAACCGGCACCGGCTGTCGCGGGCCGGGAACCGACGCATCAACCGGGCCCCCCATCGCCATCAACCCGCGCAGAATGCCATAAAGGACCGGCAGGGCATCGGCACTTCCATCGAACGCTCCGAGCGGTACGGAGCCTCCGCCGTGAGGGTGCACACGAAATGCGCAGAGGGTGTAGCCGTACTTCGTCATCGCCAGTGCGGTCCTTTGTGA
- a CDS encoding ankyrin repeat domain-containing protein, producing the protein MVDQAGRTDLHYAALENDVTATVRHLAAGVDPNAADTQGFRPLHLAAQQNAAEAATVLLEAGAEVDTVNRHGNTPLFTAVFNCRGEGAMIILLREHGADPFAENAHGQTPVGLARLIANYPVAAFFEDLD; encoded by the coding sequence ATGGTTGACCAGGCGGGCCGGACCGACCTGCACTACGCCGCTCTGGAGAACGACGTCACGGCTACTGTGCGGCATCTGGCGGCCGGCGTCGACCCGAACGCCGCGGACACTCAGGGCTTCCGGCCGTTGCATCTGGCCGCCCAGCAGAATGCCGCCGAGGCGGCGACGGTACTGCTGGAGGCCGGCGCTGAGGTAGACACAGTGAACCGGCACGGCAACACGCCACTGTTCACGGCCGTGTTCAACTGCCGCGGCGAGGGAGCGATGATCATCTTGCTGCGGGAGCACGGGGCAGACCCGTTCGCGGAGAACGCACACGGTCAAACACCGGTAGGACTGGCCCGCCTCATCGCCAACTACCCCGTCGCCGCCTTCTTCGAAGACCTGGACTGA
- a CDS encoding TetR/AcrR family transcriptional regulator, protein MAMKATPMPRGKISSRERMVNSAVKLLATRGAAGTTIDGVLADSAAPRGSVYHHFPGGREELITAAARVAGQRMSAFLQSDDGPLHPREALAHLGEFFRSLLTTSDYRTGCPLVGLTVDGSDQMPAASEIAREVFIGWQEQYRDLLAAHDVPQPRAATLATLTVAAIEGAVILARAQRSTAPLDDVIAELTAQL, encoded by the coding sequence ATGGCGATGAAGGCGACACCGATGCCCCGGGGCAAGATCAGCAGTCGGGAGCGGATGGTCAACAGCGCGGTGAAGCTGCTGGCCACCCGAGGCGCGGCGGGTACCACGATCGATGGTGTTCTCGCCGACAGCGCAGCGCCGCGGGGGTCGGTCTACCACCACTTTCCGGGTGGCCGGGAGGAGCTGATCACCGCAGCGGCCCGCGTCGCCGGTCAGCGCATGTCAGCGTTCCTCCAGTCGGACGACGGCCCGCTACACCCACGGGAGGCACTCGCACACCTGGGCGAGTTCTTTCGGTCGCTGCTGACTACCAGCGACTACCGCACGGGCTGCCCACTCGTCGGGCTCACCGTCGACGGCAGCGACCAGATGCCCGCCGCCTCCGAGATCGCCCGCGAGGTGTTCATCGGCTGGCAGGAGCAATACCGCGACCTACTGGCCGCGCACGACGTCCCGCAACCGCGAGCGGCGACACTCGCCACCCTCACCGTCGCCGCCATCGAGGGCGCGGTGATCCTGGCCCGCGCCCAGCGCAGCACCGCGCCACTGGACGACGTCATCGCCGAACTGACCGCGCAGCTCTGA
- a CDS encoding L,D-transpeptidase, protein MVSMRRSVVAVVALAVVTPLALAACGDGDEPTAAWVGAGASQAPPSAGVVPESASTAGALSLSVTPATGKKDVPISAEIGFTVSGGNVTTVALKDASGKAVDGALRDDGSAWVPSKPLKTSKRYDATVTAVDAAGQAKTASTSFTTMGRPGKETGTGLYLFDDHTYGVAMPVVVEFNPGIKKKDRAAVQKRMFVKTEPAQPGVWSWTASGTQAYYRAPDYWTAGTKLSVRIAVGGLPTGGGRYGDQDRGAVAKIGRSFVMKVENKTKKMTVVQDGKTIRTIPVSLGKSSTPSSSGTMVVMEKKASTVFDTTAELGPDDGYRTEIEYAQRITWSGQYIHSAPWSVGSQGRRNVSHGCVNVSPSNARWLFDKTLIGDPITVRGTGDKLAAGNGWTAWDLSWKDFVKGSALPVPADLAARATA, encoded by the coding sequence ATGGTCAGCATGCGGCGCTCGGTCGTGGCGGTTGTGGCGTTGGCGGTGGTCACGCCGCTGGCGCTGGCTGCCTGCGGAGATGGGGACGAACCCACCGCCGCCTGGGTGGGTGCGGGTGCCTCGCAGGCTCCGCCGTCCGCCGGGGTCGTGCCCGAGTCCGCCTCGACCGCCGGTGCGCTGTCACTCAGTGTGACGCCTGCCACGGGCAAGAAGGACGTGCCGATCAGCGCTGAGATCGGTTTCACGGTCTCCGGTGGCAATGTGACCACCGTCGCGCTCAAGGATGCCTCCGGCAAGGCCGTCGACGGCGCGCTTCGTGACGACGGTTCCGCCTGGGTGCCCAGCAAGCCCCTCAAGACCAGCAAGCGGTACGACGCGACGGTCACCGCCGTCGACGCCGCCGGGCAGGCCAAGACGGCCTCCACCAGCTTCACCACCATGGGACGGCCGGGCAAGGAGACGGGTACCGGGCTCTACCTCTTCGACGATCACACGTACGGCGTGGCCATGCCGGTCGTCGTCGAGTTCAACCCCGGCATCAAGAAGAAGGACCGGGCCGCCGTACAGAAGCGGATGTTCGTCAAGACCGAGCCGGCGCAGCCCGGTGTCTGGTCGTGGACCGCGAGCGGCACACAGGCCTACTACCGCGCACCGGACTACTGGACGGCCGGCACCAAGCTCAGCGTGCGCATCGCCGTCGGCGGCCTGCCCACCGGCGGTGGGCGCTACGGCGACCAGGACCGGGGCGCGGTTGCCAAGATCGGTCGCAGCTTCGTCATGAAGGTCGAGAACAAGACCAAGAAGATGACCGTCGTGCAGGACGGCAAGACGATCCGCACGATTCCGGTAAGCCTCGGCAAGTCCAGCACGCCCTCGTCGAGCGGCACCATGGTCGTGATGGAGAAGAAGGCGTCCACCGTCTTCGACACCACCGCCGAGCTCGGGCCGGACGACGGCTACCGGACCGAGATCGAGTACGCCCAGCGCATCACCTGGAGCGGCCAGTACATCCACTCGGCACCGTGGTCGGTCGGCTCGCAGGGCCGCCGGAATGTGTCACACGGGTGTGTCAACGTGTCCCCGTCGAACGCCCGCTGGCTGTTCGACAAGACCCTGATCGGGGATCCGATCACCGTTCGGGGTACTGGGGACAAGTTGGCCGCCGGCAACGGCTGGACGGCGTGGGACCTGAGCTGGAAGGACTTCGTGAAGGGCAGCGCCCTGCCGGTGCCCGCAGACCTGGCGGCCCGGGCCACCGCCTGA